From a single Microbacterium murale genomic region:
- a CDS encoding MarR family winged helix-turn-helix transcriptional regulator, protein MSKTTDTSTLELSSLLPPDPLDMRLSLTSIVHWADSREVRLRVMQAVDFPFDDIPMFLIVNQLAYRGALRPTDLSSVLGTTKANISKIVRRLETHGLVGRVDSPYDERSILVALTPAGRSIGMRIVAESTRSLEENLSTWNDKDIEIFRRLLAQFARGAVLQLPQRTPGAWAERSSAQGETPAV, encoded by the coding sequence ATGAGCAAGACCACGGACACGAGCACGCTGGAGCTTTCGTCGCTCCTCCCACCGGACCCGCTCGACATGCGCCTCTCGCTGACATCGATCGTGCACTGGGCCGACAGCCGAGAGGTACGACTCCGCGTGATGCAGGCGGTCGACTTCCCGTTCGATGACATCCCGATGTTCCTCATCGTCAACCAACTCGCGTATCGCGGAGCGTTGCGCCCGACGGATCTCTCGTCAGTTCTCGGCACGACCAAGGCGAACATCAGCAAGATCGTCCGAAGACTCGAAACCCACGGGCTCGTCGGGCGCGTCGACTCGCCGTACGACGAGCGCAGCATCCTCGTCGCTCTCACCCCTGCGGGGCGGAGCATCGGCATGCGCATCGTCGCCGAATCGACCAGGAGTCTCGAAGAGAACCTCTCTACCTGGAACGACAAGGACATCGAGATCTTCCGCCGCCTTCTCGCTCAGTTCGCGCGCGGCGCTGTGCTCCAGCTGCCTCAGCGAACGCCAGGTGCATGGGCCGAGAGGTCTTCTGCGCAAGGTGAGACTCCGGCGGTCTGA
- a CDS encoding aldo/keto reductase has product MDYTHLGRTGTSVSRIVLGTMNFGDRTSEEDSFAIMDRAIELGVNFFDTANAYGGSAGRGATEEIIGRWFAARPGVRDDIVLATKVHSPMVAPTVDGDVVNARGASAWQVRREAAASLRRLQTDRIDLYQFHHIDRHISWQEMWQAMEVLVAQGEVVYTGSSNFAAWNIAQANEIAQQRHFLGLVSEQSLYNLAQRSIELEVIPAAQNYGLGILPWSPLSGGLLSGGSSDANARSNTGRAAAMRAEHGEQVDAYELFAQERGWTPSALGLAWLLHQPAVTGPIIGPRTVAQLESAVSALEITLSAEDLRALDELFPGPGGQAPEAYAW; this is encoded by the coding sequence ATGGACTACACACACCTCGGTCGTACGGGCACATCTGTTTCACGAATCGTCTTGGGCACCATGAACTTCGGCGACCGCACCTCGGAAGAGGATTCGTTCGCGATCATGGATCGCGCGATCGAGCTGGGTGTGAACTTCTTCGACACGGCGAACGCCTACGGGGGCTCGGCCGGTCGTGGCGCAACCGAGGAGATCATCGGCCGGTGGTTCGCGGCTCGTCCCGGCGTGCGCGACGACATCGTGCTCGCGACGAAAGTGCATTCACCGATGGTCGCCCCCACTGTCGACGGCGATGTCGTCAATGCGCGCGGCGCGTCGGCATGGCAGGTCCGCCGAGAGGCAGCCGCATCGCTGCGCCGGCTGCAGACAGACCGGATCGACCTCTACCAGTTCCACCACATCGACCGCCACATCTCCTGGCAGGAGATGTGGCAGGCCATGGAGGTGCTGGTCGCTCAGGGCGAGGTCGTCTACACAGGCAGCTCGAACTTCGCGGCGTGGAACATCGCTCAGGCGAACGAGATCGCCCAGCAGCGCCATTTCCTCGGCCTGGTGAGCGAGCAGTCGCTGTACAACCTGGCGCAGCGGTCGATCGAGCTCGAAGTCATCCCCGCCGCCCAGAACTACGGTCTCGGCATCCTGCCGTGGTCGCCGCTGTCGGGCGGGCTGCTCAGCGGCGGGTCTTCGGATGCCAACGCGCGGTCGAACACGGGGCGGGCAGCCGCCATGCGTGCCGAGCACGGCGAGCAGGTCGACGCATACGAGCTCTTCGCTCAGGAGCGCGGATGGACTCCGTCGGCGCTGGGCCTCGCCTGGTTGCTGCACCAGCCCGCTGTCACCGGTCCGATCATCGGGCCGCGAACGGTCGCGCAGCTCGAGTCTGCGGTGTCGGCGTTGGAGATCACGCTCAGCGCAGAAGACCTCCGCGCACTCGACGAGCTCTTCCCCGGTCCGGGCGGACAGGCGCCGGAGGCATACGCCTGGTGA
- a CDS encoding tyrosine-protein phosphatase — protein sequence MDDPVTRLDVPGTHNFREVAPGVLAPGVLYRSDALHRLTREGRGRLEQLGIRQVIDLRSAFDRRIGGRDRLRGTGASRLSVPIDGAPRTFDPSTLTLQDVYETVLTRHQRDLGRVIRTVASADGAVVVHCTAGKDRTGLVVALILTALDIDRDIILADYSATAANLSGEWTERMLRKMRRFRVPVTDALVEVLAGSPVEALSSAFEWLDREHGGALAYLEKAGVDEAVRDALRTRLIPGAE from the coding sequence ATGGACGACCCCGTCACCCGCCTCGACGTACCGGGCACGCACAATTTCCGCGAGGTGGCTCCTGGCGTGTTGGCGCCCGGCGTGCTGTACCGCTCGGATGCGCTGCACCGGCTCACCCGTGAGGGGCGCGGAAGGCTGGAGCAGCTCGGCATTCGCCAGGTGATAGACCTGCGCTCGGCTTTCGATCGACGCATCGGGGGACGCGATCGACTTCGGGGAACCGGCGCGTCGCGGTTGTCCGTGCCGATCGATGGTGCCCCGCGCACGTTCGACCCCAGCACTCTCACGCTGCAGGACGTCTACGAGACGGTACTGACCCGTCATCAGCGCGACCTCGGACGCGTCATCCGCACAGTCGCGTCGGCGGACGGAGCCGTCGTCGTGCACTGCACCGCGGGCAAGGACCGCACGGGCCTGGTCGTCGCGCTCATACTCACGGCGCTCGACATCGACCGGGACATCATCCTGGCCGACTACTCGGCCACGGCGGCGAACCTGTCGGGGGAGTGGACAGAGCGGATGCTGCGCAAGATGCGGCGCTTCCGCGTTCCGGTCACGGACGCGCTCGTCGAGGTGCTGGCCGGATCCCCGGTCGAGGCGTTGAGCAGCGCCTTCGAATGGCTCGATCGTGAGCACGGAGGCGCCCTGGCCTATCTGGAGAAGGCGGGCGTCGACGAGGCGGTGCGCGATGCGCTGCGAACTCGGTTGATCCCTGGAGCTGAATGA
- a CDS encoding glycosyl hydrolase: MPSLDDHRDALAHPPIEFRPELRWWLAEGLHTDATLRSEIETAHRLGFGGMEFLAMDEGDIDHARYGWGSEEWVHDSAIVVTETTARGMSVSFTSGTNWSNANLPTIDPDHPAAAKELNVEVEDLTSGARRHGALPRVDLQAERGASAVPGHRVPPREQRLTAVIAAPLIAGTDDTLAVADVVDLTSEVEGEELDWTAPDARSWRLFVFWSHGTGQTASPSASVNYTVNYLDRDGIDAVMEYWRDVVLTPQLKREIARNPRAQMYMDSLELSTWGAGGMFWGRTVEEEFRTRRGYDIAPWLPFLIRRTGMFAATTAYSYEPDAMHQPEVDKVRFDYVRTLTDLYIENMLRPFSEFLHENGLLLRAEVSYGLPFELTRPAIEVDGIETESLEFASQIDAYRMLAGPAHLFGRQYSSETGATTRNHMLDHRFYDQIIATQLAAGITKTVLHGWASRAGAEGVTTWPGHEGMWPLFSERFDTRQPGSEFYPLWNEAIGRYQYLLRQGRPRIDIGILRTDHFIDNMIGVSAFDSEGNRVADEDAYGRLWMRNRENQWWQDLGMQDAGWSYEFFDGSLLAHPDVSFDGEVVQPDGPGYQALIVYQEALDPDVALLLLEWAGDGLKILLVNGAREVKVQFEGTFTFNERVASRTPGLDGRDSELAATLAALRDLPNVAEAHEPADTVAALRGLGVTGRAEFVEENRNILTYLREDGDLLHVYVYHFLYETGETTEVQLSVPGNGAVFRTDAWSGEIHPHSGASRHDGRTNIELALSPGETALFTVDRSLDGSPSSAVAPALVADLSDWSIVVESWDAGENELIVEDRGLGYETREVLPHTAVTRLTVSSSGLLPWAELGGIGPKVSGVAEYTTHVRVDEFDPISNRYLLELGSTNGGLGSVRINGAAARGFDTSKPVVDASRDLSAGDNEVVIRVSSSLNNRLIARGYYDELPDIALGLVGKEGTHVTRVREHGLVGPVRLVAVPRH; encoded by the coding sequence ATGCCCTCGCTCGACGATCATCGTGACGCACTCGCTCATCCCCCGATCGAGTTCCGGCCGGAGCTCCGATGGTGGCTCGCCGAAGGTCTGCACACCGACGCGACGCTTCGGAGCGAGATCGAGACCGCACACCGCCTTGGCTTCGGCGGGATGGAGTTCCTCGCGATGGATGAGGGAGACATCGACCATGCGCGCTACGGATGGGGATCCGAGGAATGGGTCCATGACTCGGCGATCGTCGTGACGGAGACCACGGCCAGGGGCATGTCGGTGAGCTTCACGTCCGGAACGAACTGGTCGAACGCCAACCTGCCGACGATCGACCCCGACCACCCCGCAGCGGCGAAAGAGCTCAACGTCGAGGTGGAGGACCTCACATCGGGAGCGCGCCGCCACGGTGCTCTCCCCCGAGTAGATCTCCAGGCCGAGCGCGGGGCTTCAGCCGTACCAGGGCATCGGGTGCCGCCTCGAGAACAACGCCTGACGGCTGTCATCGCCGCGCCGCTCATCGCTGGGACGGACGACACCTTGGCGGTCGCCGACGTCGTCGACCTCACCTCGGAGGTCGAGGGGGAGGAACTTGACTGGACGGCACCGGATGCGCGGAGCTGGCGGCTCTTCGTCTTCTGGTCCCACGGCACCGGACAGACGGCATCGCCGTCGGCGAGCGTCAATTACACCGTGAACTACCTCGACCGCGATGGCATCGACGCCGTCATGGAGTACTGGCGCGATGTGGTCCTCACACCGCAACTGAAGCGAGAGATCGCTCGCAACCCTCGCGCGCAGATGTACATGGACTCGCTGGAGTTGTCGACCTGGGGTGCCGGCGGGATGTTCTGGGGGCGCACCGTCGAGGAGGAGTTCCGCACTCGACGCGGGTACGACATCGCCCCCTGGCTCCCCTTCCTCATCCGCCGCACCGGCATGTTCGCGGCGACCACGGCCTACAGCTACGAACCCGACGCGATGCACCAGCCAGAAGTCGACAAGGTCAGGTTCGACTATGTGCGCACGCTGACAGACCTGTATATCGAGAACATGCTCCGGCCGTTCTCGGAGTTCTTGCACGAGAACGGCCTGCTGCTGCGGGCCGAGGTCAGCTATGGTCTGCCGTTCGAACTCACACGGCCCGCCATCGAGGTGGACGGCATCGAGACGGAGTCTCTGGAGTTCGCCTCGCAGATCGACGCGTATCGGATGCTTGCCGGCCCGGCCCATCTGTTCGGCAGGCAGTATTCGTCGGAGACCGGTGCCACGACGCGGAACCACATGCTCGATCACCGTTTCTACGACCAGATCATCGCCACGCAGTTGGCCGCCGGAATCACGAAGACAGTGCTGCACGGCTGGGCCAGCCGCGCCGGAGCGGAGGGCGTCACCACGTGGCCAGGGCATGAGGGCATGTGGCCACTGTTCTCGGAGCGATTCGACACCCGCCAGCCGGGCAGCGAGTTCTACCCGTTGTGGAACGAGGCGATCGGCCGCTACCAGTACCTGCTGCGTCAGGGGCGCCCGCGCATCGACATCGGCATCCTGCGCACCGATCACTTCATCGACAACATGATCGGCGTTTCCGCCTTCGACAGCGAGGGGAACCGGGTCGCAGATGAGGATGCGTACGGAAGACTCTGGATGCGCAATCGCGAGAACCAGTGGTGGCAGGATCTCGGAATGCAGGACGCGGGTTGGAGCTATGAGTTCTTCGACGGCTCCCTCCTCGCTCACCCCGACGTCAGCTTCGACGGAGAGGTCGTTCAACCTGATGGCCCGGGGTACCAAGCGCTCATCGTCTATCAAGAGGCGCTCGATCCCGACGTCGCCCTGCTGCTGCTCGAGTGGGCAGGAGACGGACTGAAGATCCTGCTTGTCAACGGTGCACGAGAGGTGAAGGTTCAGTTCGAGGGCACTTTCACGTTCAACGAGCGGGTGGCGTCACGCACGCCGGGACTCGACGGCAGGGATTCCGAGTTGGCTGCGACGCTCGCTGCACTCCGCGACCTCCCCAACGTCGCCGAGGCCCATGAGCCGGCGGACACGGTGGCTGCACTGCGCGGGCTCGGCGTCACAGGACGCGCCGAATTCGTCGAGGAGAACCGGAACATCCTCACGTACCTTCGCGAAGACGGTGATCTGCTCCACGTGTACGTCTACCACTTCCTGTACGAGACCGGAGAAACGACCGAAGTACAGCTCTCGGTGCCGGGCAATGGTGCGGTGTTCCGAACTGATGCGTGGTCGGGCGAAATCCACCCCCACTCGGGTGCGAGCCGTCACGACGGGCGTACGAACATCGAACTCGCGCTCAGCCCGGGCGAGACGGCGCTCTTCACCGTCGACCGATCACTCGACGGATCGCCGAGTTCTGCCGTCGCACCGGCACTCGTGGCTGACCTCAGCGACTGGTCCATCGTCGTCGAGAGCTGGGATGCCGGAGAGAACGAGCTGATCGTCGAGGACCGCGGTCTGGGGTACGAGACGCGCGAGGTCCTCCCCCACACTGCGGTCACGCGCCTCACCGTCTCGAGCTCCGGGCTTCTCCCCTGGGCCGAGCTGGGAGGTATCGGCCCCAAGGTCTCCGGTGTCGCCGAGTACACGACGCACGTGCGGGTCGATGAGTTCGATCCGATCTCGAACCGCTACCTGCTCGAGCTCGGTTCCACGAACGGCGGTCTGGGGTCGGTGAGGATCAACGGTGCCGCCGCACGTGGTTTCGATACGTCGAAGCCTGTCGTCGATGCATCCCGCGACCTGAGTGCCGGAGACAACGAGGTCGTCATCCGGGTGTCCAGCTCGCTCAACAATCGCCTGATCGCACGCGGGTACTACGACGAACTGCCGGACATCGCACTGGGCCTCGTCGGCAAGGAGGGCACCCACGTGACCAGAGTGCGAGAGCACGGCCTGGTCGGTCCAGTGCGGCTCGTCGCTGTTCCCCGGCATTGA